One stretch of Pandoraea oxalativorans DNA includes these proteins:
- a CDS encoding glutathione S-transferase N-terminal domain-containing protein gives MSDQSAELSQFPITRKWPAAHPERLQLYSLPTPNGVKVSIMLEEIGLPYEVHLVNFQTNDQLTPEFLSLNPNNKIPAILDPNGPGGKPLPLFESGAILWYLAEKTGKLLPVDPAARYETLQWVMFQMGGVGPMFGQLGFFNKFAGKDYEDKRPRERYVAESKRLLAVLDARLADHQWLIGDEYTIADIATFPWVRNLVGFYEAGDLVGFDQFKHVQRALGAFVARPAVIRGLEIPKRPA, from the coding sequence ATGTCCGATCAATCCGCCGAGTTGTCCCAGTTTCCGATCACGCGCAAGTGGCCTGCCGCGCACCCGGAACGTCTGCAACTGTATTCGCTGCCCACGCCCAACGGCGTGAAGGTGTCGATCATGCTCGAAGAAATCGGGCTGCCGTACGAGGTGCATCTGGTCAATTTCCAGACCAACGATCAGCTCACGCCGGAATTCCTCTCGCTCAACCCGAACAACAAGATTCCCGCGATCCTCGATCCGAACGGTCCCGGTGGCAAGCCGCTGCCGCTGTTCGAGTCGGGCGCGATCCTCTGGTACCTCGCCGAGAAGACCGGCAAGCTGCTGCCCGTCGATCCGGCCGCGCGTTACGAGACGCTGCAATGGGTGATGTTCCAGATGGGCGGCGTCGGCCCGATGTTCGGCCAGTTGGGCTTCTTCAACAAGTTTGCAGGCAAGGACTACGAGGACAAGCGTCCGCGCGAGCGTTACGTCGCCGAGTCGAAGCGCCTGCTCGCCGTGCTCGATGCGCGTCTGGCCGACCACCAGTGGCTGATTGGCGACGAATACACCATCGCCGATATCGCCACGTTCCCGTGGGTTCGCAATCTCGTCGGCTTCTATGAGGCGGGCGATCTCGTTGGCTTCGATCAGTTCAAGCACGTGCAGCGCGCGCTGGGGGCATTTGTGGCGCGTCCGGCGGTGATTCGCGGGCTGGAGATTCCGAAGCGTCCTGCCTGA
- the hppD gene encoding 4-hydroxyphenylpyruvate dioxygenase: protein MADLFENPMQLMGFEFVEFASPTPNVLEPIFEQMGFTLVARHRSKDVVLYRQGEVNFIVNREPNSEAAYFAAEHGPSACGMAFRVKDSHKAYARALELGAQPVEIETGPMELRLPAIKGIGGAPLYLIDRFEEGKSIYDIDFEYIEGVDRHPVGHGLRLIDHLTHNVYRGRMAYWANFYEKLFNFREIRYFDISGEYTGLTSKAMTAPDGKIRIPLNEESAKGSGQIEEFLMAFNGEGIQHIAFLTDNLLQVIDNLQMAGVDLMTAPNDFYYDALETRLPGHGQPVGELKARGILLDGTTENGKPRLLLQIFSKTLLGPVFFEFIQREGDDGFGEGNFKALFESLERDQIERGTLKV, encoded by the coding sequence ATGGCCGACCTGTTTGAAAATCCGATGCAATTGATGGGCTTCGAATTCGTGGAATTCGCTTCGCCTACGCCGAACGTCCTAGAACCCATTTTCGAACAGATGGGCTTCACGCTCGTGGCGCGTCACCGCTCGAAAGACGTGGTGCTGTACCGTCAGGGCGAGGTCAACTTCATCGTGAACCGCGAGCCGAACAGCGAAGCGGCCTACTTCGCCGCCGAGCACGGCCCGAGCGCCTGCGGCATGGCCTTCCGCGTGAAGGACTCGCACAAGGCCTACGCCCGCGCGCTGGAACTCGGCGCACAGCCCGTCGAGATCGAAACCGGTCCGATGGAACTGCGTCTGCCGGCAATCAAGGGCATTGGCGGCGCGCCGCTGTATCTGATCGACCGCTTCGAAGAAGGCAAGTCGATCTATGACATCGACTTCGAGTACATCGAAGGCGTCGACCGTCACCCGGTCGGTCACGGGCTGCGCCTGATCGATCACCTCACGCACAACGTCTATCGTGGCCGCATGGCTTACTGGGCCAATTTCTACGAGAAGCTGTTCAACTTCCGCGAGATTCGCTACTTCGACATTTCGGGCGAATACACCGGCCTGACCTCCAAGGCGATGACCGCCCCCGATGGTAAAATCCGCATTCCCCTGAACGAGGAATCGGCCAAGGGCAGCGGCCAGATCGAGGAATTCCTGATGGCCTTCAACGGTGAAGGCATTCAACACATCGCCTTCCTCACCGACAACCTGCTTCAGGTCATCGACAACCTGCAAATGGCAGGCGTCGATCTCATGACCGCGCCGAACGACTTCTACTACGATGCGCTCGAGACCCGTCTGCCGGGTCACGGTCAGCCGGTGGGCGAACTGAAGGCGCGCGGCATTCTGCTCGACGGTACGACCGAGAACGGCAAGCCGCGTCTGCTGTTGCAGATCTTCTCGAAGACGCTGCTCGGCCCGGTGTTCTTCGAGTTCATCCAGCGCGAAGGCGACGACGGCTTCGGCGAAGGCAACTTCAAGGCGCTGTTCGAATCGCTTGAGCGCGACCAGATCGAGCGCGGCACGCTCAAGGTCTGA
- a CDS encoding penicillin-binding protein 1A: MFSSLLHAVAQAGRRGLRLLQPLCPYAARAWHHLRHPTRRGVLIAMAALPGLLVAYTLILIPFTPSIRDIRRAKVDQPAQVLSVDGKLLAEFRPSNREWVALKDISPNVVKALVSTEDHRFYEHHGIDLKRTAGAALRTFSGDRQGGSTITQQLARNLYPDDIGRAPTLTRKLKEAITALKIEALYTKPEILETYLNTVPFLYNAYGIEMAARTYFDKSADQLDVVEAATLVGMLKGNSYYNPVINPERALQRRNTVLAQMVKFGDLDASKLATLQKRPLRVDFERQTEAPGPAPHFAQQLRKWLIGWADRNDYNIYSDGLVVHTTIDARLQSMATQALTRQANQLQGIADANWSARGGWRDSTALVQSFVRETAEYRNAVASSEAPEAAMKRLLADKTFMQNLRTTKTRVQAGFLAIDPRTGEIRAWVGSRDFTTDPFDHVQQARRQPGSTFKPFVYGAAFVKGRKPDDTIVDQVVEIPLAGGEIWRPSDDTAPTNKPMKLADALAQSRNTVTAQLMQDVGPSRVVGLARAMGVRESKLDPVPSLALGTSPVSLKEMVAAYGTIADGGEYREPTMVTQITNSEGDVLATFSPARPERALSENDDYTLLDTMRGVINRGTGNAIRTRFGIRADVAGKTGTTQDNADGWFILMQPQLVAGAWVGFNDSRITLRSDYWGQGAHSALPIVGDVVSRALRAKVIDGSAKFEAPDNHHWYSDWWTRASDWVTGLFARKPEPKPKAPVKRQAPSPAPAPAPSISTPDAASDSGPLPVPVASAVLAQPQYTQPAPPSASSPQGTTIPGVPGEWNGPGGSSGAGSGGASIPVTPSAPSGPSTSLGGIVLSPSPAPQSPAPSAPAQ; this comes from the coding sequence CTGTTTTCTTCGCTGCTGCACGCCGTCGCCCAAGCGGGTCGGCGGGGTCTTCGCCTTTTGCAACCGCTCTGTCCGTATGCGGCGCGCGCCTGGCATCACCTGCGCCATCCCACGCGTCGCGGTGTGCTGATCGCCATGGCAGCGCTTCCTGGTCTGCTCGTCGCTTACACGCTGATTCTGATTCCGTTCACGCCGAGCATTCGCGACATTCGCCGGGCAAAGGTCGACCAGCCTGCGCAGGTCCTGTCTGTCGACGGGAAACTGCTGGCCGAGTTCCGGCCGTCGAATCGCGAGTGGGTGGCGTTGAAGGACATCTCGCCCAACGTCGTCAAGGCGCTCGTATCGACGGAAGATCATCGCTTTTACGAACACCATGGCATCGATTTGAAGCGTACGGCGGGGGCGGCGCTGCGCACGTTCTCCGGTGATCGTCAGGGCGGCTCGACGATTACGCAACAGCTCGCCCGCAACTTGTACCCGGACGACATCGGTCGCGCCCCCACGCTCACGCGCAAACTCAAGGAAGCAATCACCGCGCTCAAGATCGAGGCGCTGTACACGAAGCCCGAGATTCTCGAGACCTATCTGAACACGGTGCCCTTCCTGTACAACGCGTATGGCATCGAAATGGCCGCGCGCACGTACTTCGATAAGTCCGCCGATCAGTTGGACGTCGTCGAAGCCGCTACGCTCGTTGGCATGCTCAAGGGCAACAGCTATTACAACCCGGTGATCAATCCCGAGCGCGCGCTGCAACGCCGCAACACGGTGCTCGCGCAGATGGTGAAGTTCGGCGACCTCGACGCGTCGAAGCTCGCGACGCTGCAAAAGCGGCCTTTGCGTGTCGACTTCGAACGTCAGACCGAAGCGCCGGGGCCTGCACCGCACTTCGCACAGCAATTGCGCAAGTGGCTGATCGGCTGGGCGGATCGCAACGACTACAACATCTACTCGGACGGTCTCGTGGTGCATACCACCATCGACGCGCGCTTGCAGTCGATGGCGACCCAAGCGCTCACGCGTCAGGCGAATCAATTGCAGGGCATTGCCGACGCGAATTGGTCGGCACGCGGCGGTTGGCGCGACAGTACGGCGCTGGTCCAGTCGTTCGTGCGCGAGACGGCGGAATACCGCAATGCCGTGGCCAGCAGTGAAGCGCCCGAAGCGGCGATGAAGCGTCTGTTAGCCGACAAGACGTTCATGCAAAACCTGCGCACGACGAAGACGCGCGTTCAGGCCGGTTTCCTCGCCATCGATCCGCGCACCGGCGAAATCCGCGCGTGGGTCGGCAGCCGCGACTTCACGACCGATCCTTTCGATCACGTGCAGCAGGCGCGTCGTCAGCCGGGCTCGACGTTCAAGCCGTTTGTGTACGGCGCGGCCTTCGTGAAGGGACGCAAGCCGGACGACACCATCGTCGATCAGGTGGTGGAGATTCCGCTCGCCGGCGGCGAAATCTGGCGACCCAGCGACGACACCGCGCCGACCAACAAGCCGATGAAACTCGCCGATGCGCTGGCGCAGTCGCGCAACACCGTCACGGCGCAGTTGATGCAGGATGTCGGGCCGTCGCGCGTGGTCGGTCTTGCTCGCGCGATGGGCGTGCGCGAGAGCAAGCTCGACCCGGTGCCGTCGCTGGCGCTGGGCACGAGTCCGGTCTCGCTCAAGGAGATGGTCGCGGCCTACGGCACGATCGCCGATGGCGGCGAGTATCGCGAGCCGACAATGGTCACGCAGATCACGAACAGCGAAGGCGACGTGCTGGCGACGTTCTCACCCGCGCGACCCGAGCGCGCGCTCTCGGAGAACGACGATTACACGCTGCTCGACACCATGCGCGGTGTCATCAATCGCGGGACCGGCAATGCGATTCGCACGCGCTTCGGCATTCGGGCCGACGTCGCGGGCAAGACCGGTACCACGCAGGACAACGCCGACGGCTGGTTCATTCTGATGCAGCCCCAACTGGTGGCGGGCGCATGGGTCGGCTTCAACGACAGCCGCATCACGTTACGCAGCGATTACTGGGGGCAGGGCGCACACAGCGCATTGCCGATTGTCGGGGATGTCGTCTCGCGTGCGTTGCGCGCAAAGGTCATCGACGGCAGCGCGAAGTTCGAAGCGCCTGACAATCACCACTGGTACAGCGACTGGTGGACGCGCGCCTCGGACTGGGTGACGGGCCTCTTCGCCAGGAAGCCGGAGCCCAAGCCCAAAGCGCCGGTCAAGCGGCAGGCGCCGTCGCCTGCTCCGGCCCCCGCGCCATCGATCTCCACGCCGGATGCTGCCAGCGACAGCGGGCCTTTGCCCGTGCCGGTCGCATCGGCGGTGCTCGCTCAGCCGCAATACACGCAACCCGCCCCCCCATCCGCGAGTTCTCCGCAAGGCACGACCATCCCGGGCGTGCCGGGCGAGTGGAACGGACCGGGCGGTTCGTCCGGGGCGGGGTCGGGTGGGGCATCGATACCGGTCACGCCGTCGGCACCGTCCGGACCCTCAACGTCGCTTGGCGGGATCGTGCTTTCCCCGTCGCCCGCACCGCAAAGCCCCGCCCCCTCGGCCCCCGCACAGTAA
- a CDS encoding OmpW/AlkL family protein, producing the protein MKHSLGATALAAALAIGAALSSASAFAQSTAPATDNAATTKTFGFIKDSSQGIYAGDILARVRAIGIMPDSHASGSVLPTLGVTVNNAIVPELDFTYMILDNVGVELILGMSRHQLTSSLGHLGGVNVLPPTLLLQYHFNHAGKVRPYVGAGINYTRFWNSNLNAGGTPISIKNHSVGPALQAGVDIQMTKNLFFNIDIKKIWMKTDTSLAGTDLGTLHIDPLIVGVGVGMKF; encoded by the coding sequence ATGAAGCACTCCCTCGGCGCCACGGCTCTCGCCGCCGCACTGGCTATCGGTGCCGCCCTCTCCAGCGCATCCGCATTCGCACAAAGCACGGCACCGGCCACCGACAATGCGGCCACCACGAAGACCTTCGGGTTCATCAAGGACAGTTCGCAGGGCATCTACGCAGGCGACATCCTCGCGCGCGTACGCGCCATCGGCATCATGCCGGACTCGCATGCGAGTGGCAGCGTTCTGCCGACGCTGGGCGTCACCGTCAACAACGCCATCGTGCCGGAACTCGACTTCACGTACATGATTCTCGACAACGTCGGCGTCGAACTCATTCTCGGCATGTCGCGCCATCAACTCACGTCGAGCCTCGGGCATCTCGGCGGCGTAAACGTGCTGCCGCCGACACTGCTGCTGCAATACCACTTCAACCACGCAGGGAAGGTGCGTCCCTATGTCGGCGCGGGCATCAATTACACGCGCTTCTGGAATAGCAACCTCAATGCAGGCGGCACGCCCATCTCGATCAAGAACCACAGTGTGGGACCGGCGCTGCAAGCCGGTGTGGACATCCAGATGACGAAAAACCTCTTCTTCAACATCGACATCAAGAAGATCTGGATGAAGACCGATACGTCGCTCGCGGGCACCGACCTCGGCACGTTGCATATCGATCCCCTGATCGTCGGCGTCGGCGTTGGCATGAAGTTCTGA
- a CDS encoding amino acid aminotransferase has protein sequence MFEHIDAYPGDPILSLNENFAKDPRTNKVNLSIGIYYDDAGRLPVMNAVRQAEALLLAEVGPKPYLPMAGFANYRDAVQGLVFGEDSPARKNGSIATVQTLGGSGALKVGADFIKRYFPGSQVWVSDPTWDNHRFIFERAGFTVNTYPYYDEATGGLQFEAMVDAIDKLPARSVVLLHACCHNPTGVDLNDAQWVQLIEVLKKRELLPFVDMAYQGFGSGIEADAFVIRELARQGLPAFVANSFSKNFSLYGERCGGLSVICESSEAADRVLGQLTSAVRSNYSNPPTHGAKIVAKVLSTPDLRKSWEEELAAMCQRITRMRGAIHDGLRGHVPDNMLSRYLEQRGMFTYTGLTAAQVDVLREAHGVYLIRSGRMCVAGLNESNVAVVAESIAKVLNG, from the coding sequence ATGTTCGAACACATCGATGCCTATCCCGGTGACCCGATCCTCTCGCTCAACGAGAATTTCGCGAAAGATCCGCGTACCAACAAGGTCAACCTGAGCATCGGCATCTATTACGACGACGCTGGCCGCCTGCCGGTCATGAACGCGGTTCGTCAGGCCGAAGCGCTGCTGCTGGCCGAAGTCGGTCCGAAGCCGTATCTGCCGATGGCTGGCTTTGCCAACTACCGCGACGCCGTGCAGGGTCTCGTGTTCGGCGAAGACTCGCCCGCGCGCAAGAACGGCAGCATCGCCACCGTGCAGACGCTCGGCGGCTCCGGCGCCCTGAAGGTGGGTGCAGATTTCATCAAGCGTTACTTCCCTGGCTCGCAAGTGTGGGTGAGCGATCCGACGTGGGATAACCATCGCTTCATCTTCGAGCGCGCCGGTTTCACCGTGAATACGTATCCGTATTACGACGAGGCGACCGGCGGCCTGCAATTCGAAGCGATGGTCGACGCCATCGACAAGCTGCCTGCACGTAGCGTCGTTCTGCTGCACGCTTGCTGCCACAACCCGACCGGCGTCGATCTGAACGATGCACAATGGGTGCAACTGATCGAAGTGCTCAAGAAGCGCGAACTGCTGCCCTTCGTCGACATGGCATATCAGGGTTTCGGCTCGGGCATCGAGGCCGACGCCTTCGTGATTCGCGAACTGGCGCGTCAGGGCCTGCCCGCATTCGTCGCCAACTCGTTCTCGAAGAACTTCTCGCTGTACGGCGAGCGTTGCGGCGGCCTGTCGGTCATCTGCGAATCGTCGGAAGCTGCCGATCGCGTGCTGGGCCAGTTGACGAGCGCCGTGCGCTCGAACTACAGCAATCCGCCCACGCACGGCGCGAAAATCGTCGCCAAGGTGCTGAGCACGCCGGATCTGCGCAAGTCGTGGGAAGAAGAGCTTGCGGCCATGTGCCAGCGCATCACGCGCATGCGCGGCGCGATTCACGACGGTCTGCGCGGCCATGTGCCGGACAACATGCTCTCGCGTTATCTGGAACAGCGCGGCATGTTCACGTACACGGGGCTGACGGCCGCACAGGTCGACGTGCTGCGTGAAGCCCACGGCGTCTATCTGATCCGCTCTGGCCGCATGTGCGTGGCCGGGTTGAACGAGAGCAATGTGGCTGTGGTGGCCGAGAGCATCGCCAAGGTGCTGAACGGCTGA
- a CDS encoding alpha/beta fold hydrolase, whose protein sequence is MSTFKTKDGTAIFYKDWGKGRPVVFSHGWPLSADAWDAQMLFLVQHGYRVIAHDRRGHGRSDQPGTGNDMDTYADDLAALVEHLDLHDATFVGHSTGGGEVAHYLGRHGTKRAAQAVLIGAVPPVMLKSDKNPGGLPIGVFDEIRANVAANRSQFYQDLAVPFYGYNRSNAKKSQGVIDAFWAQGMWGSHLGQYLCVKEFSEVDYTEDLKKIDVPTLVLHGDDDQIVPIDASGKLTAQIVKNATLKIYPGGAHGMCTVEADKVNADLLEFLKKAS, encoded by the coding sequence ATGAGCACGTTCAAGACGAAGGATGGCACCGCGATTTTCTACAAGGACTGGGGCAAGGGCCGACCGGTCGTGTTCTCCCACGGCTGGCCGCTGAGCGCCGACGCCTGGGACGCACAAATGCTGTTTCTGGTGCAGCACGGCTATCGCGTGATCGCGCACGACCGACGGGGGCACGGTCGCTCGGATCAACCGGGCACCGGCAACGACATGGACACCTACGCCGACGACCTCGCCGCCCTCGTCGAGCATCTCGATCTGCACGACGCGACGTTCGTCGGCCATTCGACCGGCGGTGGCGAAGTCGCGCATTACCTTGGCCGTCACGGCACGAAGCGCGCGGCGCAGGCCGTGCTCATCGGTGCCGTGCCACCCGTCATGCTCAAGTCGGACAAGAACCCGGGCGGTCTGCCGATCGGTGTGTTCGACGAAATTCGCGCAAATGTCGCGGCCAATCGTTCGCAGTTCTATCAGGATCTGGCGGTTCCGTTCTACGGCTACAACCGTTCGAACGCCAAGAAATCGCAGGGCGTGATCGACGCCTTCTGGGCGCAGGGCATGTGGGGTTCGCACCTCGGCCAGTACCTGTGCGTGAAGGAGTTCTCGGAGGTCGATTACACCGAAGACCTGAAGAAGATCGATGTGCCGACGCTCGTGCTGCATGGCGACGACGATCAGATCGTGCCGATCGACGCTTCGGGCAAGCTCACCGCGCAGATCGTCAAGAACGCAACGCTGAAGATCTACCCGGGGGGCGCGCACGGCATGTGCACGGTCGAGGCGGACAAGGTGAACGCGGATTTGCTTGAATTCCTGAAGAAGGCGTCGTAA
- a CDS encoding class I SAM-dependent methyltransferase — MTDNANHDQSELWNGRSGSAWVDNRAALDQMFLPLARFLIDRAREVAQQTPSGRLLDVGCGTGGATLALSTALGRSWQLTGADISAPMIETARTRAAHARAPVEFLCADVQTHGFAQAHFDLIVSRLGVMFFDDPVAAFTNLRACARPGAALHALVWRGPSENPFMTVAERAAAPLFSGLPPRQPGAPGQFGFADRERVASILSSAGWEDVRLEPVHFDCTFAQADLRDYASRLGPVGLALAGLDPAKRAHVVDAIVDAYAPFVAQGEVRFTSACWHLRARAPSGDV; from the coding sequence ATGACCGACAACGCCAATCACGACCAGTCCGAACTCTGGAACGGCCGCTCGGGCAGTGCATGGGTGGACAACCGTGCCGCGCTCGACCAGATGTTCCTGCCGCTCGCGCGGTTTCTTATCGACCGCGCGCGCGAAGTTGCGCAACAAACGCCTTCGGGGCGCCTGCTCGACGTCGGATGCGGCACAGGCGGCGCAACGCTCGCGTTGTCCACCGCGCTGGGCCGTTCCTGGCAACTCACGGGGGCCGACATCTCCGCACCGATGATCGAGACGGCGCGCACGCGCGCAGCCCATGCGCGTGCGCCGGTCGAGTTTCTTTGCGCCGATGTGCAGACGCATGGGTTTGCGCAAGCGCACTTCGATCTCATCGTCTCTCGACTTGGCGTCATGTTCTTCGACGATCCTGTCGCCGCCTTCACAAATTTGCGCGCGTGCGCTCGCCCGGGGGCGGCGCTCCACGCGCTCGTGTGGCGAGGCCCGTCGGAGAATCCGTTCATGACCGTGGCCGAGCGTGCCGCCGCGCCATTGTTCTCCGGTCTGCCGCCCCGACAGCCGGGTGCGCCGGGACAGTTCGGCTTCGCGGATCGCGAGCGCGTCGCGTCCATCTTGTCTTCGGCAGGGTGGGAGGATGTCCGGCTTGAGCCCGTGCACTTCGACTGCACGTTCGCGCAGGCCGACTTGCGCGATTACGCGTCGCGTCTCGGGCCAGTAGGACTGGCGCTGGCCGGTCTCGATCCGGCAAAGCGGGCGCACGTCGTAGACGCGATCGTCGACGCCTACGCGCCATTCGTCGCGCAGGGCGAGGTGCGCTTCACCTCGGCATGCTGGCACCTTCGCGCACGTGCACCGTCTGGCGACGTCTGA
- a CDS encoding amino acid permease, protein MSANAAKDGSLHRGLKNRHIQLIALGGAIGTGLFLGIAQTIKTAGPSVLLGYAIAGVVAFFIMRQLGEMVVDEPVAGSFSYFANKYCGQFAGFVSGWNYWVLYVLVSMAELSAVGIYVQYWWPGIPTWVSALVCFGVINAINLSSVKSYGEMEFWFSIVKVAAIVGMIGFGGYLLFSGNAGPQASVANLWQHGGFFPNGVSGLVMAMAVIMFSFGGLELVGITAAEADDPSRTIPRATNQVIYRILIFYVGALGVLLSLYPWEKVVSGGSPFVLIFHELNSNFVAHVLNAVVLTAALSVYNSCVYCNSRMLYGLAGQGNAPRALLKVNSRGIPLTALGVSAVATAVCVVINYFMPGKAFELLMGLVVSALIINWAMISVIHLAFRRAKARAGETTFFRSLGYPFTNYLCLAFLAGILVVMYLIPDLRISVYLIPVWLVVLAVGYRLRQKNAATAVPVSAAR, encoded by the coding sequence ATGTCCGCCAACGCAGCAAAAGATGGCTCGCTCCACCGCGGCCTGAAGAATCGTCACATCCAATTGATCGCGCTCGGTGGCGCGATCGGCACCGGCCTCTTTCTCGGCATCGCTCAAACCATCAAAACCGCTGGCCCCTCAGTCTTGCTGGGCTACGCCATTGCGGGCGTCGTCGCGTTTTTCATCATGCGCCAACTCGGTGAAATGGTCGTGGACGAACCCGTTGCCGGGTCGTTCAGCTACTTCGCCAACAAGTATTGCGGTCAGTTCGCGGGCTTCGTCTCCGGCTGGAATTACTGGGTGCTTTACGTCCTCGTCTCGATGGCCGAACTCTCCGCCGTCGGGATCTACGTTCAGTACTGGTGGCCCGGCATTCCCACGTGGGTCTCGGCGCTCGTTTGTTTCGGCGTCATCAACGCCATCAACCTCTCCAGCGTGAAGTCGTATGGCGAGATGGAGTTCTGGTTCTCCATCGTCAAAGTCGCCGCCATCGTCGGCATGATCGGCTTCGGCGGTTATCTGCTCTTCTCCGGCAATGCAGGTCCGCAAGCGAGCGTCGCCAACCTGTGGCAACACGGCGGCTTCTTCCCGAATGGCGTGTCGGGCCTCGTCATGGCGATGGCGGTCATCATGTTCTCGTTCGGCGGGCTTGAGCTGGTCGGCATTACGGCGGCGGAAGCGGACGACCCGTCGCGCACCATTCCGCGCGCGACCAATCAGGTCATCTACCGCATTCTGATTTTCTACGTCGGCGCACTCGGCGTGCTGCTCTCGCTGTATCCGTGGGAAAAGGTGGTCTCCGGCGGTAGCCCGTTCGTGCTGATCTTCCATGAACTGAACAGCAACTTCGTCGCGCACGTACTCAACGCCGTGGTGTTGACCGCTGCGCTGTCCGTCTACAACAGTTGCGTGTATTGCAACAGCCGCATGCTGTACGGTCTGGCCGGTCAGGGCAATGCGCCGCGCGCGCTGCTCAAGGTCAACTCGCGCGGTATTCCGCTGACCGCCCTTGGCGTCTCGGCAGTCGCAACGGCCGTGTGCGTGGTGATCAACTACTTCATGCCGGGCAAGGCGTTCGAACTGCTGATGGGCCTGGTCGTGTCGGCCCTGATCATCAACTGGGCAATGATCAGCGTGATCCATCTTGCTTTCCGTCGTGCCAAGGCACGCGCTGGCGAGACCACGTTTTTCAGGAGCCTCGGCTACCCGTTCACGAACTACCTGTGTCTGGCGTTCCTCGCAGGCATTCTGGTCGTGATGTATCTGATCCCGGATCTGCGCATCTCCGTGTATCTGATCCCGGTGTGGCTGGTCGTGCTGGCCGTCGGCTACCGTCTGCGTCAGAAAAACGCGGCCACGGCGGTGCCGGTCAGCGCAGCGCGCTAA
- a CDS encoding NAD(P)-dependent oxidoreductase, translating into MAKIVCVLYDDPVTGYPKTYARDDLPKIECYPDGQTLPTPRAIDFQPRALLGSVSGELGLRKYLESNGHELVVTSSKDGWNIADCVERSYDLGTVAAGRIGLRVLRLMKPFGTHLHYLDRHRLPESVEKELNLTHHTSLESLAKVCDVVTLNCPLHPETEHMINADSLKHFKRGAYLINTERGKLCDRDAVAAALESGQLAGYGGDVWFPRPAPSDHPWRSMPHHSMTPHISGTSLSAQTRYAAGTREILECYFENRPIRNEYLMAVPAGSSVRRPAGAYLLVQHRDLKPVRRLDAPVFFGRRGSHVTSNHAALRQDASESPARESPPDAPQMPPARAARA; encoded by the coding sequence ATGGCCAAGATTGTTTGTGTACTGTACGACGACCCCGTTACCGGCTACCCGAAGACCTACGCCCGCGACGATCTGCCGAAGATCGAGTGCTACCCCGATGGCCAGACGCTGCCCACGCCGCGTGCCATCGACTTCCAGCCGCGCGCGTTGCTCGGTAGCGTGTCGGGCGAACTGGGGCTGCGCAAGTATCTCGAATCGAACGGCCACGAACTCGTCGTGACCTCGAGCAAGGACGGCTGGAACATCGCCGACTGCGTCGAGCGCTCGTACGATCTGGGCACGGTGGCAGCAGGGCGTATCGGCTTGCGCGTGCTGCGGCTGATGAAGCCGTTCGGCACGCATCTGCACTACCTCGATCGTCACCGTCTGCCGGAATCGGTCGAGAAGGAACTCAACCTCACGCATCACACGAGCCTTGAGAGCCTTGCCAAGGTGTGCGACGTGGTCACGCTGAACTGCCCGCTGCACCCGGAAACGGAGCACATGATCAACGCCGACAGCCTGAAGCACTTCAAGCGCGGCGCGTACCTGATCAACACGGAGCGCGGCAAGCTGTGCGACCGCGACGCCGTCGCGGCGGCGCTCGAAAGCGGCCAGCTCGCGGGCTACGGCGGCGACGTCTGGTTCCCGCGACCGGCACCGTCCGATCACCCGTGGCGCAGCATGCCGCACCACAGCATGACCCCGCACATCTCGGGCACGAGCCTGTCGGCGCAGACACGTTACGCCGCCGGTACGCGTGAAATCCTGGAGTGCTACTTCGAGAACCGTCCGATCCGCAACGAGTACCTCATGGCTGTACCCGCCGGGTCGTCGGTCCGACGTCCCGCGGGGGCGTACCTCCTCGTGCAACATCGCGATCTCAAACCGGTGCGTCGTCTCGATGCACCGGTCTTTTTTGGGCGTCGCGGGTCGCACGTCACGTCAAATCACGCCGCGCTCAGGCAGGACGCTTCGGAATCTCCAGCCCGCGAATCACCGCCGGACGCGCCACAAATGCCCCCAGCGCGCGCTGCACGTGCTTGA